The Martelella sp. AD-3 genome includes a region encoding these proteins:
- a CDS encoding amidase has translation MTQSIGPFVERFEPPITSEAPASDLLSGHTVAVKDNFDIEGAVTGGGNPEWAEDQAPASRNAAAVQTLLDNAAALAGKVHMDELAYSLMGMNARFGTPENPAAPSRVPGGSSSGSASAVASGLADIGLGSDTGGSVRLPAAFCGLFGWRPTHGLVPSDGLLPLAASYDVPGFLTRDLETLETLGEIFAGEQETDADVRLVYPADVWRLCEDEAAAALKAALPRGDRNDSSLLPGGDLKALLPVFRTHQGFEIWQHFGGWIEKREPDFGPGIRERFAMAAKITPEEFADAKAKREAFRAHLARVLRPGTVLVYPTSPGPAPLLTAGNDIVETFRNRALSMLAIAGHGGLPQLSIPIAASQGSPLGLSLVAAPGGDRLLIETAKRFI, from the coding sequence ATGACGCAATCCATCGGTCCCTTCGTCGAACGTTTCGAACCTCCGATCACCTCGGAGGCGCCGGCCTCGGACCTGCTGTCAGGCCATACCGTTGCGGTGAAGGACAATTTCGACATCGAAGGCGCCGTCACCGGCGGCGGCAACCCCGAATGGGCCGAGGATCAGGCCCCGGCTTCCCGCAATGCGGCGGCCGTCCAGACCCTGCTCGACAACGCCGCCGCCCTTGCCGGCAAGGTGCATATGGATGAGCTTGCCTACAGCCTGATGGGGATGAACGCCCGTTTCGGCACACCGGAAAATCCGGCGGCGCCGTCGCGGGTTCCGGGCGGTTCCTCGTCCGGCTCGGCTTCTGCCGTGGCCTCGGGTCTTGCCGATATCGGGCTCGGCTCGGATACGGGCGGATCGGTCAGGCTGCCGGCCGCCTTCTGCGGGCTTTTCGGCTGGCGTCCGACCCATGGCCTCGTTCCGAGCGACGGCCTGTTGCCGCTGGCCGCAAGCTACGACGTGCCGGGCTTCCTGACCCGCGATCTGGAGACGCTCGAAACGCTTGGCGAGATCTTTGCCGGAGAGCAGGAGACCGACGCCGATGTCCGGCTGGTGTATCCCGCCGATGTCTGGCGCCTGTGCGAGGACGAGGCGGCGGCGGCGCTGAAGGCGGCGCTGCCGAGGGGTGACCGCAACGACAGCTCGCTTCTGCCGGGCGGGGACCTGAAGGCCCTGCTGCCGGTGTTCCGCACCCACCAGGGTTTTGAGATCTGGCAGCATTTCGGGGGCTGGATCGAAAAACGGGAGCCGGACTTCGGTCCCGGCATCCGCGAGCGTTTCGCCATGGCGGCGAAGATCACGCCAGAGGAATTTGCCGACGCCAAGGCAAAACGCGAGGCCTTCCGGGCGCATCTGGCGCGCGTGCTGCGGCCGGGAACCGTTCTGGTCTATCCGACCTCGCCGGGGCCTGCGCCGCTTCTGACCGCCGGCAATGACATTGTCGAAACCTTCCGCAACCGGGCGCTTTCCATGCTGGCGATCGCCGGTCACGGCGGCCTGCCGCAATTGTCGATCCCGATCGCCGCAAGCCAGGGCTCGCCGCTCGGGCTGTCGCTGGTCGCAGCACCGGGCGGCGACCGGTTGCTGATCGAAACGGCAAAACGCTTTATCTGA
- a CDS encoding gamma-glutamyltransferase family protein: MLHPATGFDGAFTAPHRAAALAGRDILRAGGTAMEAMVAAAATIAVTYPHMNGIGGDGFWLVHRPGQKVTGISACGQAAGLATPEWYARHGFEKAMPTRGALAALTVPGTIGGWEKALSLVADGKRLTLDDLLSSAIHYAENGIAVTGNQSQCTADKLDGLKDVPGFAGTFLLDGAAPAAGARLCQKKLAETLKTLAVEGLSSYYTGDIARTHAAFLEETGSPLRFEDFAAYQARIVHPLQIEISHGRLMNMIPPTQGIASLMILALFDRLGVSEGEGVDHLHGLVEATKQAFIQRNAGLGDPDFMAEPAEAWLAGDRLDALAARIDMEQALPWPHEPAEGDTIWMGAADRYGNVVSFIQSVYWEFGSGLTCPETGVFFQNRGAGFSLAPGPNQLAPGKRPFHTLNPALAHLKDGRVMAYGTMGGEGQPQTQAAVFSRHVQFGQDLQAAVTAPRWLLGRTWGEETTTLKLEDRFDPALVAALKTAGHDVEMLPAFSDAVGHAGAVVLHENGLMEAATDPRADGLALVD, encoded by the coding sequence ATGCTTCACCCCGCGACAGGCTTTGACGGAGCCTTTACCGCGCCGCACCGCGCTGCAGCGCTTGCCGGCCGCGACATCCTGCGTGCCGGCGGAACGGCAATGGAGGCGATGGTTGCCGCCGCCGCGACAATCGCCGTCACCTATCCGCATATGAACGGCATTGGCGGTGACGGTTTCTGGCTGGTCCATCGGCCCGGCCAGAAGGTGACCGGGATTTCAGCCTGCGGGCAGGCGGCAGGCCTTGCGACGCCTGAATGGTATGCGCGCCACGGCTTCGAGAAGGCGATGCCGACGCGCGGAGCCCTTGCAGCGCTCACCGTGCCCGGCACGATCGGCGGTTGGGAAAAGGCGCTGTCGCTGGTGGCGGACGGCAAGCGGCTGACGCTTGACGATCTGCTTTCTTCCGCGATCCATTACGCCGAAAACGGCATCGCGGTCACCGGAAATCAGTCGCAGTGCACGGCCGACAAGCTTGACGGCCTGAAAGACGTTCCCGGCTTTGCCGGTACTTTCCTGCTGGACGGTGCGGCCCCTGCCGCCGGTGCAAGGCTTTGCCAGAAGAAGCTGGCCGAGACCCTCAAGACACTCGCGGTGGAAGGACTATCGTCCTATTATACCGGCGACATTGCCCGCACCCATGCGGCCTTCCTTGAGGAGACCGGCTCGCCGTTGCGCTTTGAGGATTTCGCCGCCTATCAGGCCCGCATCGTCCATCCGCTTCAGATCGAAATATCACACGGAAGGCTGATGAACATGATCCCGCCGACGCAGGGCATCGCCTCTTTGATGATCCTCGCGCTGTTCGACCGGCTGGGCGTCTCCGAAGGCGAGGGGGTCGACCATCTCCACGGCCTGGTCGAAGCGACAAAACAGGCCTTCATCCAGCGCAATGCCGGGCTGGGCGATCCGGATTTCATGGCGGAACCCGCCGAGGCATGGCTTGCCGGTGACCGGCTTGATGCGCTAGCCGCCAGGATCGACATGGAGCAGGCGCTGCCCTGGCCCCATGAGCCGGCTGAGGGCGACACGATCTGGATGGGCGCGGCGGACCGCTACGGCAATGTCGTCTCCTTCATCCAGAGCGTTTACTGGGAATTCGGCTCGGGTCTGACCTGCCCTGAGACCGGCGTTTTCTTCCAGAACCGCGGCGCCGGCTTCTCGCTTGCGCCGGGTCCCAACCAGCTTGCGCCGGGAAAGCGCCCGTTCCACACGCTGAACCCCGCACTTGCGCATCTGAAGGACGGGCGCGTGATGGCTTATGGCACGATGGGCGGCGAGGGGCAGCCGCAGACGCAGGCCGCCGTGTTCTCGCGTCACGTGCAGTTCGGCCAGGATCTGCAGGCCGCCGTCACCGCGCCGCGCTGGCTGCTTGGTCGCACCTGGGGTGAGGAGACCACGACGCTGAAGCTCGAGGACCGGTTTGACCCCGCCCTCGTTGCTGCCCTGAAAACGGCCGGA
- the hpxZ gene encoding oxalurate catabolism protein HpxZ, whose product MTQEKDAAVQPVNLPDVLEEVTKLCDLYEEALMENDLDTLDALFWNSENTLRYGVGENLYGISEIRDFRKGRSGGSPQRNVIRRQITTFGRDCAVCDLEFQRPGAAVRGRQSQTWIRTANGWKVAAAHVSLMGNSH is encoded by the coding sequence ATGACGCAGGAAAAAGACGCCGCCGTTCAACCCGTCAATCTTCCGGACGTTCTGGAAGAGGTCACCAAACTCTGTGACCTCTATGAAGAGGCGCTGATGGAGAATGATCTCGATACGCTGGATGCGCTGTTCTGGAACAGCGAGAACACGCTGCGCTACGGCGTCGGCGAGAACCTTTACGGCATTTCCGAAATCCGCGATTTCCGCAAGGGCCGTTCCGGCGGCTCGCCGCAGCGCAACGTCATCCGCCGCCAGATCACCACTTTCGGCAGGGATTGCGCGGTCTGCGACCTCGAGTTCCAGCGGCCGGGTGCGGCCGTTCGCGGACGCCAGAGCCAGACATGGATCCGCACCGCCAACGGCTGGAAGGTCGCCGCCGCCCATGTGTCGCTCATGGGCAATTCACATTAA
- a CDS encoding cysteine hydrolase family protein, giving the protein MRKDADALPLGPSRLNRWQVSKGRVDMVRAQPAPRPLAVKDRGREIVFDLNRTAIIVVDMQNDFCHPDGWLAGIGVDVSPARAPINPLQRLLPGLRSAQVPVIWLNWGNRADKANLPPSTLHVYKPTGRETGIGDPLPNGANVLEKGSWAAAVVDELEIAETDISVDKFRMSGFQDTELDSVLRNLGIATLLFAGVNVDQCVLCTLQDAGFLGYDCILVEDCSATTSPQFCMDATLYNIRQCFGFVCSSDDIVAGLSRADA; this is encoded by the coding sequence ATGCGGAAAGACGCCGATGCCCTGCCGCTCGGCCCTTCGCGGCTGAACCGGTGGCAGGTTTCAAAAGGGCGGGTCGATATGGTCCGGGCGCAGCCCGCGCCGCGCCCGCTTGCCGTGAAGGACCGGGGCCGGGAGATCGTCTTCGACCTGAACCGCACCGCCATCATCGTCGTCGACATGCAGAATGATTTCTGCCATCCCGATGGCTGGCTTGCCGGAATCGGCGTCGATGTTTCTCCGGCCCGCGCGCCGATCAATCCGTTGCAGCGACTGCTTCCGGGCCTGCGGTCTGCCCAAGTGCCGGTCATCTGGCTCAACTGGGGCAACCGCGCGGACAAGGCCAACCTGCCGCCCTCCACGCTCCACGTTTACAAGCCCACGGGGCGGGAAACCGGCATCGGCGATCCGCTGCCCAACGGCGCGAATGTTCTGGAAAAGGGCAGTTGGGCGGCGGCCGTGGTGGACGAACTCGAGATCGCGGAGACTGACATTTCTGTCGACAAGTTCCGCATGTCGGGCTTTCAGGACACCGAACTCGACAGCGTGTTGCGCAATCTCGGCATCGCCACCCTGCTCTTTGCCGGCGTCAACGTCGACCAGTGCGTGCTCTGCACCCTGCAGGACGCCGGTTTCCTTGGCTATGACTGCATTCTGGTCGAGGACTGTTCGGCAACCACCTCGCCGCAATTCTGCATGGACGCCACCCTCTACAACATCCGCCAGTGCTTCGGCTTCGTCTGTTCATCGGATGATATCGTCGCCGGCCTTTCGCGAGCAGACGCATGA
- a CDS encoding cupin domain-containing protein, with translation MLTYAFEQVEKAEVFKIAPTDTNYFAILFDPKKDEIDNIFVIEIFTVGGATPPNEHSHAHEFFYVLEGEGIASSDGEEMPIKKGDALMLRPGSEHVVKNTGSSKLYTLTVMTPNQDFAELIRSGERVSLDAEDLKVLTGKAA, from the coding sequence ATGCTCACCTATGCATTCGAACAGGTCGAAAAGGCCGAGGTCTTCAAGATTGCTCCGACCGATACCAATTATTTCGCGATCCTGTTTGATCCGAAGAAGGACGAGATCGACAATATATTCGTCATCGAGATCTTTACTGTCGGCGGCGCCACGCCGCCGAACGAGCACAGCCACGCGCATGAATTTTTCTACGTCCTCGAGGGTGAGGGCATCGCTTCCAGCGACGGCGAGGAAATGCCGATCAAAAAGGGCGACGCGCTGATGCTGCGTCCGGGCTCGGAACATGTGGTCAAGAATACTGGCTCCTCCAAGCTCTACACGCTGACGGTGATGACGCCGAACCAGGATTTCGCCGAGCTCATCCGTTCCGGCGAGCGCGTTTCGCTGGATGCGGAAGACCTGAAGGTGCTGACCGGGAAGGCGGCCTGA